GGTGCAGGGCCGGACGGGGCGACGGGCGGCCGACCGTCGGACGCCCGGGACGGTGCGCGGGCCGGCGCCGGCGGCACCGCGCACCCGGGCGGCGAGGACGCGCGTCGACCCCCGGTCGTCGTGGACCTGTGCTGCGGGACGGGCGCCGTCGGTGTCGCGGTGCTCGCGCGCGTTCCCGGTGCGGAGCTGCACGCCGCGGACCTCGACCCCGCCGCGGTCCGCTGCGCGCGCCGGAACGTCGAGCCGGTCGGGGGCCACGTGCACGAGGGCGACCTCGACGCGCCGCTGCCGCGCTCGCTGCTCGGCCGGGTCGACGTCCTGGTCGCGAACGCCCCCTACGTGCCCACCGGCGAGATCGCGTTCATGCCGCCCGAGGCCCGCGAGCACGAGACGCCCGTCGCGCTCGACGGCGGTGCCGACGGGGTCGACGTGCACCGCCGCCTGGCCGCGGTCGCCCCGCGGTGGCTCGCGCCGCACGGCCACCTGCTGATCGAGACGAGCGAGCGCCAGGCGCCCGTGACCGCCGACGCGATGGCCCGCGCAGGGCTCGTGCCGGTCGTGGTGCGCGACGAGGAGGTGGACGGCACGGTCGTCGTCGGCCGCGCGGGGTGAGGGCACGGCCGCGTGGCGCTAGCGCCGCGGCACCGTCCGGTGCGAGACGAGCGCGGCGACGAGCGCGACCGCCGCCGCGAGCGCGAACCCCGCGGCGAACGCCCGCAGCTCGGCGGGCCCGCCGAGCGCCGTGAGCAGAGCGCCGCTCAGCGCCAGGACGAGCGCGATGCTCACCGAGTCCATGATCTGGAGCGCCGAGCTGTTGGCGCCCTGGCTCTCGGGCGGCGACAGGCGGAGGGTCAGGATCGACGTCGTCGGGAACGCGAGACCCATGCCGAGCCCCGCGACGGTCCAGCCCACGTAGGCGATCGCGACCGGAGCGGCTGGCACCACGACGAGCGCGACGACGGCGATCCCGACGACCATGCCCCCGGCTCCGACGCGCAGCCACCGGACGTCGGACCACCCGCCGAACCCGCGCCCGCGCAGCCACGAGCCGGTCGACCAGCTGACGGCCGCGCACGTGAGCACCGCGCCCGCCGCCGACGGACCGAGGCCCCGGTGCGTCTGCAGCAGGAGCGGCATGAAGACCTCGGCCGCGGTGAACGCCGCGCTGAGCAGGCCGCGGAGGGCGATGACGGTGGGCAGCCCGCGGGCCGCCCGGAGGGTCCCGGTCGGCAGCATGCGCGGCAGCGTGAGCGCGACGGCCACCCCGCCCGCGACGGTCCACGCGAGCGCCGGCGCGCCCCGCTGCTGACCCCCGTGGTGCAGCGCGAGGACGCCGACGGCGGCGACGACCGAGAGGGCGACGAGGTGCGTCGAGGTGCGGGCGTCGGACCGGCGCGCGTCGGACGGGCCGAGGTCGGCGCCGTCCGACGCCTCCTGCTCGGGCGTGCCGGACGGCACGCTGCCGGCCGCGTCGGGGCCCGACGGGTCCGAGGACGCCGGCGGGGCCTGGCGGATCGCGGCGAGGGAGGGCCACAGGGCGAGCACCGCGGGGACCGCGAGGAGCGGCACGCCGAGGAACACCCACCGCCAGCCGAGCTGCTCGACGATCACGCCGGCGAAGAACGGCCCGATCAGCCCCGGGACGACCCACGCCGCGGCGAACGCCGCGAACACGCGCGGGCGGGTGGCCTCGGGATACACGCGCGCGACGACGACGTAGAGCACGACGCTGTAGAGCCCCGAGCCGACGCCCTGGACGACGCGGCCGGCGACGAGCACGGGCATGCTGCCCGCGAGCCCCGCCACGACGAGCCCGGCCAGGAACAGCGCGACGCCGGTGAGGAGCGGGGCGACGGGGGACCGGCGGTCCGACCACAGGCCCGCGACCGTGAGCCCGACGACGCCCGCCGCGACCGGCCCCGCGAACGCGGTCGCGTACAGCTCGAACCCGCCGAGGTCGGCGACGACGCTCGGCATCGCCGTGGAGACGGCGAGCGCCTCGAACGCGCCGAGGGCGATGAGCGCGAGCATCCCCAGGGTCGTCGCGCGCAGCCCGGGCACGAAGGGGCTCGTGCTCGGCGCCGCCGGGGGCGCGCCGGGTGCGGCGGAGGTCCCGGTGCCGGACGTCTCTGGGTCGGTCACGTGCTCCCCGCGCTCTCGTGGTCCCGACGGCGCTGCGTGCGGTCGGCCAGGTCCACTGTGCCGCGCGCCGCCGACACGCCGCCACCGCGTTTCCTCAGGCCAGGTGCGCGTCGCCCACCCCCAGCCCGGTCGCCGGACGGCCCGCGGGGTCGCCCGGGAAGCGGCTGCGGCGCCCGACGGCGGGCTGCCACACTGTGCGCACACGCCCCCCGCCAGGAAGGTCCTCACCGTGCTCGTCTTCACCGTCCTCGGAGCGCTCGGGCTCGTGCTCCTCGTGGTCTCGCTGGTCTTCGGCGAGATGTTCGACGAGGTCGGCTTCGGCGAGGGCGGGCTCTCCGGCTCGGCGATCGGCATCGGCGCCGTGGTGTTCGGCGCGTCCGGGGTGATCGCCGTCGCGAACGACCTCGGCACCGGGTGGGCGTACGCCATCGCCGTGGCGCTCGCCGCGGTCGCCGCCCTCGTCTCGCAGCGGGTCATCACGGCCCTGGCCGCGAGCGACGACGCCCCGCCGCCCCCGCTCGACGGCGCGTACGGCGTGACCACCGCGACCACGGGACCCGGCGGCGGCGAGGTCCGCCTGGAGGGCGTGCGCGACCTCGAGAACCGCCTCGCGTGGGCCGACGAGACCATCGAGCCCGGGACGCGCGTCGTCGTCGTCGCCGTGTCCGGCTCCCGGGTCCAGGTGACCCGCGCGTGAGCTGACCGCGCGCCACCTCCGTCCGGACCCCCGGTCCGGGCACCCGCACCACCCGCAGCGCCCCAGGCCCGGACCACGTCTCTCCCGCAGCACCCACGCACCGCAGACCGAGCACGCCGACGAAAGGAGCCCCGGGGGACCGGGGACCACCATGGACCA
The Cellulomonas sp. NS3 DNA segment above includes these coding regions:
- a CDS encoding methyltransferase, translating into MVRVLRAAGCVFAEDEADLLLAEARTPAQLTDLVARRVAGLPLEQVLGWAAFAGLRVVVEPGVFVPRRRSELLVREAVRRLGRHGAGPDGATGGRPSDARDGARAGAGGTAHPGGEDARRPPVVVDLCCGTGAVGVAVLARVPGAELHAADLDPAAVRCARRNVEPVGGHVHEGDLDAPLPRSLLGRVDVLVANAPYVPTGEIAFMPPEAREHETPVALDGGADGVDVHRRLAAVAPRWLAPHGHLLIETSERQAPVTADAMARAGLVPVVVRDEEVDGTVVVGRAG
- a CDS encoding MFS transporter — protein: MTDPETSGTGTSAAPGAPPAAPSTSPFVPGLRATTLGMLALIALGAFEALAVSTAMPSVVADLGGFELYATAFAGPVAAGVVGLTVAGLWSDRRSPVAPLLTGVALFLAGLVVAGLAGSMPVLVAGRVVQGVGSGLYSVVLYVVVARVYPEATRPRVFAAFAAAWVVPGLIGPFFAGVIVEQLGWRWVFLGVPLLAVPAVLALWPSLAAIRQAPPASSDPSGPDAAGSVPSGTPEQEASDGADLGPSDARRSDARTSTHLVALSVVAAVGVLALHHGGQQRGAPALAWTVAGGVAVALTLPRMLPTGTLRAARGLPTVIALRGLLSAAFTAAEVFMPLLLQTHRGLGPSAAGAVLTCAAVSWSTGSWLRGRGFGGWSDVRWLRVGAGGMVVGIAVVALVVVPAAPVAIAYVGWTVAGLGMGLAFPTTSILTLRLSPPESQGANSSALQIMDSVSIALVLALSGALLTALGGPAELRAFAAGFALAAAVALVAALVSHRTVPRR